Proteins encoded in a region of the Pseudomonas denitrificans (nom. rej.) genome:
- a CDS encoding DUF1329 domain-containing protein: protein MQMMSLMKGTILGLSLLASSVHAAVSADEAAKLGASLTPLGGEKAGNADGSIPAWDGGLKPGAAKVENGFLGDPFPDDKPLFVITAATAQQYKDKLSNGQVAMFKRYPDTYRIPVYTTRRTAASPQTVYEAAKVSALHTEEVDGGNGLANFQGRNYAFPIPKNGVEVVWNHLTRYRGPNQRRLSAQATPQTNGSFTAVEFEEDLSYPQLLKDADPKQTENVLFFYKQRVTAPARLAGNVLLVHETIDQVKEPRLAWVYNAGQRRVRRAPQVAYDGPGTAADGMRTSDDSDMYNGAPDRYDWKLVGKKEMYIPYNNYRLWSPKLKYTDILQAGHVNPDLTRYELHRVWEVVATLKPNQRHIYATRRFYFDEDTWQAVESEAYDGRGQLWRVGEGFAVNDYQQGTALYAVNALNDLIAGRYLAMAMINEARRGIDYSAQPSMSDFTPAALRNAGIR, encoded by the coding sequence ATGCAAATGATGAGTTTGATGAAGGGCACCATCCTCGGTCTGAGCCTTCTGGCAAGTTCGGTACACGCCGCAGTGTCGGCTGACGAAGCCGCCAAGCTGGGTGCCAGCCTGACGCCGCTGGGTGGCGAGAAGGCCGGTAATGCCGACGGCAGTATCCCGGCCTGGGATGGCGGTCTGAAGCCGGGCGCTGCCAAGGTGGAGAACGGTTTCCTCGGCGATCCCTTCCCGGACGACAAGCCCCTGTTCGTGATCACCGCCGCCACGGCCCAGCAATACAAGGACAAGCTGAGCAACGGCCAGGTGGCCATGTTCAAGCGCTATCCCGACACCTACCGCATTCCGGTTTACACCACCCGCCGCACGGCGGCCAGCCCGCAGACGGTCTATGAAGCCGCCAAGGTCAGTGCGCTGCATACCGAAGAAGTGGACGGCGGCAATGGCCTGGCCAACTTCCAGGGACGCAACTATGCCTTCCCGATTCCAAAGAACGGCGTGGAAGTCGTCTGGAACCACCTGACCCGTTATCGCGGCCCCAATCAGCGGCGCCTCAGCGCCCAGGCAACACCGCAAACCAACGGCTCGTTCACGGCGGTCGAGTTCGAGGAAGACCTGAGCTACCCGCAGCTCCTCAAGGACGCGGATCCGAAACAGACCGAGAACGTCCTGTTCTTCTACAAGCAGCGCGTCACCGCGCCGGCACGCCTGGCTGGCAATGTGCTGCTGGTCCACGAGACCATCGACCAGGTCAAGGAACCCCGCCTGGCCTGGGTCTACAACGCCGGTCAGCGGCGCGTCCGCCGTGCTCCCCAGGTGGCCTATGACGGCCCCGGCACCGCCGCCGACGGCATGCGTACCTCCGATGACTCGGACATGTACAACGGCGCGCCGGACCGCTACGACTGGAAACTGGTGGGCAAGAAGGAGATGTACATCCCCTACAACAACTACCGGCTGTGGTCGCCCAAGCTCAAGTACACCGACATACTCCAGGCCGGCCACGTCAACCCCGACCTGACCCGCTATGAACTGCACCGGGTGTGGGAAGTAGTCGCGACCCTGAAGCCGAACCAGCGGCACATCTACGCCACGCGTCGTTTCTACTTCGACGAGGACACCTGGCAGGCCGTGGAGTCCGAGGCCTACGACGGTCGCGGCCAGCTGTGGCGCGTTGGCGAAGGCTTCGCGGTGAACGACTACCAGCAAGGCACGGCACTGTACGCGGTGAACGCACTGAACGACCTGATCGCCGGGCGCTACCTGGCCATGGCGATGATCAACGAAGCGCGGCGTGGCATCGACTACAGCGCGCAGCCGAGCATGAGCGACTTCACCCCCGCGGCCCTGCGCAACGCCGGTATCCGCTGA
- a CDS encoding MmgE/PrpD family protein, whose translation MNNTHALAEFLAGLRYEDLPTSVVEYTEELFLDWLGSALASQNRHPIPLFQRYAQRMGPASGKSRVLVDGTSTSAYFAALVNGASSHLVEQDDLHNSSVLHPATVVFPAALAAAQELGKSGRELILASVAGYEAGIRIGEFLGRSHYRIFHTTATVGTLAAAVAVGKLLGLDSRQFVNCLGSAGTQAAGLWEFLRDAADSKQLHTAKAAADGLLAAYLTADGLTGAQNILEGEQGMAAGMSSDADPSRLVDGLGTRWALCETSYKFHASCRHTHPAADALLGLMQREGLSHGDIAKVTTRVHQGAIDVLGRVVVPQTVHQAKFSMGTVLGLIAVHGKAGLVEFEEFSLSDAQVSAFREKVSMQLDPEVDGAYPRRWLGRVDVLTTDGRQLHGAIDEPKGDPSNGLSRAELEDKFRRLLAFAGQRSQAEADRLVQASWALHQLPSLDVFH comes from the coding sequence ATGAACAATACCCACGCCCTTGCCGAGTTCCTTGCCGGCCTGCGCTACGAAGACCTGCCCACGTCCGTGGTCGAGTACACCGAGGAGCTGTTCCTCGACTGGCTCGGCTCGGCCCTGGCCAGCCAGAACCGCCACCCGATCCCGCTGTTCCAGCGCTACGCGCAGCGCATGGGCCCGGCCAGCGGTAAAAGCCGCGTGCTGGTGGACGGCACCTCGACCTCCGCGTACTTCGCCGCGCTGGTCAACGGTGCCAGCTCGCACCTGGTGGAGCAGGACGACCTGCACAACAGCTCCGTGCTGCACCCGGCCACCGTGGTCTTCCCGGCGGCCCTGGCAGCCGCGCAGGAGCTGGGCAAGTCCGGCCGCGAACTGATCCTCGCCAGCGTTGCCGGCTATGAGGCGGGCATCCGCATCGGCGAGTTCCTCGGTCGCTCGCACTACCGCATCTTCCACACCACCGCCACGGTCGGCACCCTGGCCGCCGCAGTGGCCGTGGGCAAGTTGCTGGGCCTGGACAGCCGGCAGTTCGTCAACTGCCTGGGCAGCGCCGGCACGCAGGCCGCCGGGCTCTGGGAGTTCCTTCGCGACGCCGCCGACTCCAAGCAGCTGCACACTGCGAAAGCCGCCGCTGACGGCCTGCTCGCCGCCTACCTGACGGCCGATGGCCTGACCGGCGCCCAGAACATCCTCGAAGGCGAGCAGGGCATGGCTGCCGGCATGTCCAGCGACGCCGACCCGAGCCGTCTGGTGGACGGCCTGGGTACCCGCTGGGCGCTCTGCGAGACCTCCTACAAGTTCCACGCCTCCTGCCGCCACACCCATCCCGCCGCCGATGCGCTGCTGGGCCTGATGCAGCGTGAAGGGCTCAGCCATGGCGACATCGCCAAGGTCACCACCCGCGTGCACCAGGGGGCGATCGACGTGCTCGGCCGCGTAGTCGTGCCGCAGACGGTGCACCAGGCGAAATTCTCCATGGGCACCGTGCTGGGCCTGATCGCCGTGCACGGCAAGGCCGGTCTGGTGGAGTTCGAGGAATTCTCCCTGAGCGATGCCCAGGTCTCGGCCTTCCGCGAGAAGGTCAGCATGCAGCTCGACCCTGAAGTGGACGGCGCCTACCCGCGGCGCTGGTTGGGTCGCGTCGACGTGCTCACCACCGACGGCCGCCAGCTGCACGGTGCCATCGACGAGCCCAAGGGCGACCCGAGCAACGGCCTGAGCCGCGCCGAGCTGGAGGACAAGTTCCGCCGCCTGCTGGCCTTCGCCGGCCAGCGCAGCCAGGCCGAAGCGGATCGCCTGGTGCAGGCCAGCTGGGCTTTGCACCAGTTGCCGAGCCTCGACGTCTTCCACTGA
- a CDS encoding helix-turn-helix transcriptional regulator yields the protein MSSFPAIATATPVALQLPREPLLHALLESPRRLNLLCAPAGYGKSALARAVLERLPSSCARVWLDFAGQPLALSACCAQIARQLGLIDSDPASVQLALQSRRQPLWLVLDDYPQAADPELDAWLQRLLGLAEAPLYLLVSSRQRPAWNLSRLLLDERLCELGAARLAFSRDECDLLALAQGYDADCRERLWAATQGWCAGARLVLSARDGVHAPGEVASWLRTYLSQELLGRLDAETGAMLCGLAYLPRFNREICASLWEEQGGVLFDRLQQGQGFFLALDAEASCFRLPPLVAKALQCHLQGPALTRLRLRACGVLGQAGWLDEAIEMALEAGQPEVAAGYMDRLDMDWLFSGRHLGLLLEWRERLPATLLESTPRLISLSARALLFSWRLDEAHQCIERLGNFLPQPQAPRNRRLLANWLALRGALDGMHGRLEQARDHCNAALEDLEARDWRSTLLCLTTLARLDMATGSLPQARRILQAALELARRQGCLASEVLIDFDRVRLCLLAGEREQARSLLDACRERLPASGEGHELLRGRLAFLDGELRLLQGDAMAAAAALEGGLGLARSCADPYILHGLLGLGEAASRSGDAASAQRYCEEAERRMHCWNVQPDCYRLSLESLKLRLLARQGQWLRLHHEATVLDGELEQRPERVAPLHTPSLPQRVRYLLALAEAGCGRIDAARARLLQLREECQALGYQALAGEAEHALNSLRIEIAPERLPSLLPTSSGEAEDSAHGLTAREVAVLRLLAEGLSNQEIGNSLFISLNTVKTHAKKINVKLGVRRRTQAIVRAKSLGLLG from the coding sequence ATGTCCAGTTTCCCCGCCATTGCCACCGCCACGCCGGTCGCCCTGCAATTGCCCCGCGAGCCACTGCTGCACGCCCTGCTGGAGTCGCCCCGACGCCTGAACCTGCTGTGCGCCCCGGCTGGCTATGGCAAGAGCGCACTGGCGCGCGCCGTGCTGGAGCGCCTGCCGTCGAGCTGTGCCCGCGTCTGGCTCGACTTCGCCGGGCAGCCCCTGGCGCTGAGCGCTTGCTGCGCCCAGATCGCCCGTCAGCTGGGCCTGATCGACAGTGACCCGGCCAGCGTGCAACTGGCCCTGCAATCGCGCCGGCAACCCCTGTGGCTGGTGCTGGACGACTACCCTCAAGCCGCCGACCCCGAGCTCGACGCCTGGCTACAGCGCCTGCTCGGTCTCGCAGAAGCACCGCTGTATCTGCTGGTGAGCAGCCGCCAGCGCCCGGCCTGGAACCTTTCGCGCCTGCTGCTGGATGAACGCCTCTGTGAGCTGGGCGCCGCGCGTCTCGCGTTCAGCCGTGATGAATGCGACCTGCTGGCGCTGGCGCAGGGCTACGACGCCGACTGCCGCGAGCGCCTGTGGGCCGCAACCCAGGGCTGGTGCGCTGGCGCGCGGCTGGTGCTCAGCGCGCGCGACGGTGTGCACGCGCCGGGGGAGGTGGCTTCCTGGCTGCGTACCTACCTGTCCCAGGAGCTGCTAGGCCGGCTCGATGCCGAGACCGGCGCGATGCTCTGCGGTCTTGCCTACCTGCCGCGCTTCAACCGGGAAATCTGCGCGAGCCTGTGGGAAGAGCAGGGCGGCGTGCTCTTCGACCGCCTGCAACAGGGGCAGGGCTTCTTCCTCGCCCTGGATGCCGAGGCCAGCTGCTTCCGCCTGCCGCCGCTGGTGGCCAAGGCATTGCAGTGCCATCTCCAGGGCCCGGCGCTGACCCGCCTGCGCCTGCGTGCCTGTGGCGTGCTGGGCCAGGCCGGCTGGCTGGACGAAGCCATCGAGATGGCGCTGGAAGCCGGGCAGCCGGAAGTCGCCGCCGGCTACATGGACCGCCTGGACATGGACTGGCTGTTCAGCGGCCGTCACCTCGGCCTGCTGCTGGAGTGGCGCGAGCGGCTGCCGGCGACCCTGCTGGAAAGCACCCCCCGGCTGATCAGCCTGAGCGCCCGTGCGCTGCTGTTCAGCTGGCGCCTGGACGAAGCGCACCAGTGCATCGAGCGCCTGGGCAACTTCCTGCCGCAGCCCCAGGCGCCGCGCAACCGCCGCCTGCTGGCCAACTGGCTGGCGCTGCGCGGTGCGCTGGATGGCATGCACGGCCGCCTCGAACAGGCCCGCGACCACTGCAATGCGGCACTCGAAGACCTGGAGGCGCGCGACTGGCGGTCGACCCTGTTGTGCCTGACCACCCTGGCGCGGCTGGACATGGCCACCGGCTCGCTGCCGCAGGCCCGACGTATCCTCCAGGCTGCGCTGGAGCTGGCGCGACGCCAGGGCTGCCTGGCCAGCGAAGTGCTGATCGACTTCGACCGCGTGCGCCTTTGCCTGCTGGCCGGCGAGCGCGAACAGGCCCGCAGCCTGCTGGACGCTTGCCGCGAGCGGCTGCCGGCCAGCGGCGAGGGGCATGAGCTGCTGCGCGGGCGTCTGGCCTTCCTCGATGGCGAACTGCGGTTGCTGCAGGGCGATGCCATGGCTGCTGCGGCCGCGCTGGAAGGCGGGCTGGGCCTGGCGCGTTCCTGCGCCGACCCTTACATCCTCCACGGCCTGCTGGGCCTTGGCGAAGCGGCCTCGCGCAGCGGCGACGCAGCGTCCGCGCAACGCTACTGCGAGGAAGCCGAACGCCGCATGCACTGCTGGAATGTGCAGCCCGATTGCTACCGGCTGTCGCTGGAAAGCCTCAAGTTGCGCCTGCTGGCGCGTCAGGGCCAATGGCTGCGCCTGCACCACGAGGCGACGGTGCTGGACGGGGAGCTGGAACAGCGCCCGGAGCGGGTCGCACCGCTGCATACGCCGTCACTGCCGCAGCGCGTGCGTTACCTGCTGGCGCTGGCGGAAGCCGGCTGTGGCCGGATCGACGCCGCGCGGGCCCGTCTGCTGCAGTTGCGTGAAGAGTGCCAGGCCCTTGGCTATCAAGCATTGGCGGGCGAGGCCGAACATGCCTTGAACAGCCTGCGGATCGAGATCGCCCCGGAGCGCCTGCCCAGCCTGTTGCCGACGTCCAGCGGCGAGGCCGAGGACAGCGCCCACGGCCTCACCGCGCGGGAAGTGGCCGTGCTGCGTCTGCTCGCCGAGGGCCTGTCGAACCAGGAGATCGGCAACAGCCTGTTCATCTCGCTCAACACCGTGAAAACCCACGCCAAGAAGATCAACGTCAAGCTCGGCGTGCGCCGGCGCACCCAGGCCATCGTCCGCGCCAAGTCACTGGGGCTGCTCGGTTGA
- a CDS encoding acyl-CoA dehydrogenase family protein has translation MTSTPEELQAIRDGVRALCAEFPAEYWRKIDEEKGFPEDFVRAMTEAGWLSAMIPEEYGGSGLGLAEASVILEEVNHCGGNSGTIHGQMYNMFTLLRNGSAEQKAYYLPKLASGELRLQSMGVTEPTTGTDTTKIKTTAVRQGDKYVINGQKVWISRIQHSDLMILLARTTPLAEVKKKSEGMSIFLVDLREAIGNGLTVQPIANMVNHETNELFFDNLELPASSLIGEEGKGFKYILDGLNAERTLIAAECIGDGRWFTEKSAQYARDRVVFGRPIGQNQGVQFPIAEAHIEIEAADLMRWRACQEYDSGKNAGAAANMAKYLAAKASWEAANACLQTHGGFGFANEYDVERKFRETRLYQVAPISTNLILSYVAEHLLELPRSF, from the coding sequence ATGACGTCCACCCCCGAAGAACTCCAGGCCATCCGTGACGGCGTGCGCGCCCTGTGCGCGGAGTTCCCCGCCGAGTACTGGCGCAAGATCGACGAAGAGAAAGGCTTCCCCGAGGACTTCGTCCGCGCCATGACCGAAGCCGGCTGGCTCTCGGCGATGATCCCGGAAGAATACGGCGGTTCGGGCCTGGGCCTGGCCGAAGCCTCGGTGATCCTCGAGGAGGTGAACCACTGCGGCGGCAACTCCGGCACCATCCACGGGCAGATGTACAACATGTTCACCCTGCTGCGTAACGGCAGCGCCGAGCAGAAGGCCTACTACCTGCCCAAGCTCGCCAGCGGCGAACTGCGCCTGCAGTCCATGGGCGTCACCGAGCCCACCACCGGCACCGACACCACCAAGATCAAGACCACCGCCGTGCGCCAGGGCGACAAGTACGTGATCAACGGCCAGAAGGTGTGGATCTCGCGCATCCAGCATTCCGACCTGATGATCCTGCTGGCCCGCACCACGCCGCTGGCCGAGGTGAAGAAGAAGTCCGAAGGCATGTCGATCTTCCTCGTCGACCTGCGCGAAGCCATCGGCAACGGCCTGACCGTGCAGCCGATTGCCAACATGGTCAACCACGAGACCAACGAGCTGTTCTTCGACAACCTGGAGCTGCCGGCCAGCAGCCTGATCGGCGAGGAAGGCAAGGGCTTCAAGTACATCCTCGACGGCCTCAATGCCGAACGCACGCTGATCGCCGCCGAGTGCATCGGCGACGGCCGCTGGTTCACCGAGAAGTCCGCCCAGTACGCCCGTGACCGCGTGGTGTTCGGCCGCCCGATCGGGCAGAACCAGGGCGTGCAGTTCCCCATCGCCGAGGCGCATATCGAGATCGAGGCTGCCGACCTGATGCGCTGGCGCGCCTGCCAGGAGTACGACAGCGGCAAGAACGCCGGCGCCGCCGCCAACATGGCCAAGTACCTGGCTGCCAAGGCCAGCTGGGAAGCGGCCAACGCCTGCCTGCAGACCCACGGCGGCTTCGGCTTCGCCAACGAGTACGACGTCGAGCGCAAATTCCGCGAGACCCGCCTGTACCAGGTGGCGCCGATCTCCACCAACCTGATCCTGTCCTACGTGGCCGAGCACCTGCTCGAACTGCCGCGCTCCTTCTAA
- a CDS encoding FAS1-like dehydratase domain-containing protein, whose protein sequence is MSDSPYADWIGRSQEREEELSTLLVRRLAVTLAEDAPAAGEALPPLWHWMFFQDEVTEPGLGADGHPARGGFLPPADGRNRMWAGGRLEFHEPLRVGGVAKRTTTILNVEEKHGRTGSLLFVTLRHEFTQDGRLAFSEEQDIVYREPTPPKLTSGDALPAGDWSEAVEPTPILLFRYSALTFNGHRIHYDWPYVTEAEGYPGLVVHGPLIGTLNLRAFCRANPQARLRRYAYRGLRPLISPEPFDVGGRLSGPGKAEVWAGNGAGIAQRGEVEFD, encoded by the coding sequence ATGAGCGATTCACCCTACGCCGACTGGATCGGCCGCTCCCAGGAGCGCGAGGAAGAACTGAGTACGCTGCTGGTCCGCCGTCTGGCCGTGACCCTGGCCGAAGACGCCCCGGCTGCCGGCGAGGCACTGCCGCCGCTGTGGCACTGGATGTTCTTCCAGGATGAAGTGACCGAGCCGGGCCTGGGCGCCGACGGCCATCCGGCGCGGGGCGGCTTCCTGCCTCCGGCCGATGGGCGCAACCGCATGTGGGCCGGTGGCCGCCTGGAGTTCCACGAGCCGCTGCGTGTCGGCGGCGTGGCGAAACGCACCACCACCATCCTGAATGTCGAGGAAAAGCACGGCCGCACCGGCTCGCTGCTGTTCGTCACCCTGCGCCACGAGTTCACCCAGGACGGCCGCCTGGCGTTCAGCGAGGAGCAGGACATCGTCTACCGCGAGCCCACTCCGCCCAAGCTCACAAGCGGCGATGCACTGCCCGCCGGGGACTGGAGTGAAGCAGTAGAGCCGACGCCGATCCTGCTGTTCCGCTACTCCGCGCTGACCTTCAACGGCCACCGCATCCATTACGACTGGCCCTACGTCACCGAGGCCGAGGGCTACCCCGGCCTGGTGGTGCACGGCCCGCTGATCGGCACCCTGAACCTGCGCGCGTTCTGCCGCGCCAACCCCCAGGCACGTCTGCGCCGCTATGCCTACCGTGGCCTGCGCCCGCTGATCAGCCCCGAACCGTTCGACGTCGGCGGCCGCCTGAGCGGCCCTGGCAAGGCCGAAGTCTGGGCCGGCAACGGCGCCGGTATCGCCCAGCGCGGCGAAGTGGAATTCGACTGA
- a CDS encoding LysR substrate-binding domain-containing protein — MHFDLADLRLFAHIAEAPSLTQGARRAHLSAAAASARIKALEGQLDCRLLYRDNRGVELTPAGQRLLQHARLILRQVDHLKSDFSGQAGDQVGHIRIFANTTAVTEFLPELLADFLAERPGVSVDLQERLNRDIVRAILDGSADLGIVAGPVRAEGLQIVHFSTDRLVLAVAPDHPLCALPRLTLADTLDYPHIALHEGSTLQSFLRERVERMGGDLNLRIQVASFEAICRMVEAGVGIGVIPETAAIRHSRTMNLRILPLDEPWVVRERSVLLRDREALPACARALVDLLRGMQEAGSTEQPQ; from the coding sequence ATGCATTTCGACCTCGCCGACCTGCGGCTTTTCGCGCACATCGCCGAAGCCCCCAGCCTGACCCAGGGCGCCCGCCGCGCCCATCTCTCGGCGGCCGCCGCCAGCGCACGGATCAAGGCGCTGGAAGGCCAACTCGACTGCCGTCTGCTCTACCGCGACAACCGTGGTGTCGAGCTGACCCCGGCGGGCCAGCGCCTGCTGCAGCACGCGCGCCTGATCCTGCGCCAGGTGGACCACCTGAAAAGCGACTTCAGCGGCCAGGCCGGCGACCAGGTCGGGCACATCCGCATCTTCGCCAACACCACGGCGGTCACCGAATTCCTCCCCGAACTGCTGGCGGACTTCCTCGCCGAGCGCCCCGGCGTCAGCGTCGACCTGCAGGAGCGGCTGAACCGCGACATCGTCCGCGCCATCCTCGACGGCTCGGCGGACTTAGGCATAGTCGCCGGCCCGGTGCGCGCCGAAGGCCTGCAGATCGTCCACTTCAGCACCGACCGGCTGGTCCTCGCGGTAGCGCCCGACCATCCGCTTTGTGCCCTGCCCCGCCTGACCCTCGCCGACACCCTGGACTACCCGCACATCGCCCTGCATGAAGGCAGCACCCTGCAGAGCTTCCTGCGCGAACGGGTCGAGCGCATGGGCGGCGACCTCAACCTGCGTATCCAGGTGGCCAGCTTCGAAGCCATCTGCCGGATGGTCGAGGCCGGGGTCGGCATCGGCGTGATTCCGGAGACCGCCGCCATCCGCCACAGCCGCACCATGAATCTGCGAATTCTGCCGCTGGACGAGCCCTGGGTGGTACGCGAACGCAGCGTGCTGCTGCGCGACCGCGAGGCCCTGCCGGCTTGTGCCCGCGCGCTGGTGGACCTGCTGCGCGGCATGCAGGAGGCCGGCTCAACCGAGCAGCCCCAGTGA
- a CDS encoding DUF1302 domain-containing protein, whose translation MPTITMRGHFRPQALALAIALASAPCAHAVNFNIGEIEGQFDSSLSLGMSWALNNPDPNFVSNYNVVGAKGKAASRTADDGRLNFSKGDVFSKIFKGTHDLELKYGDSGAFLRGKYWYDFKLKDEDLRYYNIDDHGRDQSAQASGGELLDAFVYHNYQLGDRPGNVRFGKQVVSWGESTFIPNSINSINPVDVSALRRPGAEVKEALVPIQLLYFSQGLSENVTAEAFYQIKWDKTITENCGTFFSVDAVAKGCDDRLVIAGPDFAPNDPRANAGTILDVAGNRANAYIPRTDDHEPGDSGQFGLAMRWFLPDFNDTEVGAYVMNYHSRNPFLSFTRTTYAGASNALTTASRVRGASYFVDYPEDIRLYGLSFQTNLGGVALNGEVSYRPNMPMQINTADLNLAAVNQVGLVNGVATAVSPVFVDGQAVNAPGAAIEGYKRLPFTQVQVTATQFFDQVLGAERLTLVGEVGYDHISGIGSSVGDLRFGRSPTFGAGELLDQSVCVGTAAGTKSASNPQQECNNKGFYTSSSWGYRVRGVLDYPNVIAGINFKPNMAWSQDINGTGPSFEEGAKAISLGLDADYQNTYTASLSYTNYFGGDYNTLTDRDYMSVSVGVNF comes from the coding sequence ATGCCAACAATAACAATGCGCGGACACTTTCGACCGCAGGCGCTGGCGCTGGCCATCGCCCTGGCGAGCGCACCCTGCGCACACGCCGTGAACTTCAATATCGGGGAAATCGAAGGCCAGTTCGACTCGTCGCTGTCCCTGGGCATGAGTTGGGCGCTGAACAATCCCGACCCGAATTTCGTCTCCAACTACAACGTGGTCGGCGCCAAGGGCAAGGCCGCCTCACGCACCGCCGACGATGGCCGGCTGAATTTCAGCAAGGGCGACGTATTCTCGAAGATCTTCAAGGGCACCCACGACCTCGAACTCAAGTACGGCGACTCCGGTGCTTTCCTGCGCGGCAAGTACTGGTACGACTTCAAGCTCAAGGACGAGGACCTGCGCTACTACAACATCGACGACCATGGCCGCGACCAGTCGGCCCAGGCCTCGGGCGGCGAACTCCTCGACGCCTTCGTCTACCACAACTACCAGCTGGGCGACCGGCCGGGCAACGTGCGCTTCGGCAAGCAGGTGGTGAGCTGGGGCGAGAGCACCTTCATTCCCAACTCGATCAACTCCATCAACCCGGTGGACGTCTCGGCGCTGCGCCGCCCCGGCGCCGAGGTGAAGGAAGCGCTGGTGCCGATCCAGCTGCTGTACTTCTCCCAGGGCCTCTCCGAGAACGTCACCGCCGAGGCCTTCTACCAGATCAAGTGGGACAAGACGATCACCGAGAACTGCGGCACCTTCTTCTCCGTGGACGCCGTGGCCAAGGGCTGCGACGACCGCCTGGTGATCGCCGGCCCGGACTTCGCGCCCAACGACCCGCGCGCCAACGCCGGCACCATCCTGGATGTCGCCGGCAACCGCGCCAACGCCTACATCCCGCGCACCGACGACCACGAGCCGGGCGACTCCGGGCAGTTCGGCCTGGCCATGCGCTGGTTCCTGCCGGACTTCAATGACACCGAGGTGGGTGCGTACGTGATGAACTATCACAGCCGCAACCCCTTCCTGAGCTTCACCCGCACCACCTACGCCGGCGCCTCCAACGCGCTGACCACCGCCAGCCGCGTGCGTGGTGCGAGCTACTTCGTCGACTACCCCGAAGACATCCGCCTGTATGGCCTGAGCTTCCAGACCAACCTCGGCGGCGTGGCGCTCAACGGCGAGGTCAGCTACCGGCCGAACATGCCGATGCAGATCAATACCGCCGACCTGAACCTCGCGGCGGTCAACCAGGTGGGGCTGGTCAACGGCGTGGCCACCGCGGTGTCGCCGGTATTCGTCGACGGCCAGGCGGTGAATGCGCCGGGCGCAGCCATCGAAGGCTACAAGCGCCTGCCGTTCACCCAGGTACAGGTCACCGCCACGCAGTTCTTCGACCAGGTGCTGGGCGCCGAACGCCTGACCCTGGTGGGCGAGGTGGGCTACGACCACATCAGTGGCATCGGCAGCTCGGTCGGCGATCTGCGCTTCGGCCGCAGCCCGACCTTCGGCGCCGGCGAACTGCTCGACCAGTCGGTGTGCGTGGGCACTGCTGCCGGCACCAAGAGCGCCAGCAACCCGCAGCAGGAGTGCAACAACAAGGGCTTCTACACCAGCAGTTCGTGGGGCTACCGCGTGCGTGGCGTGCTCGATTACCCGAACGTCATCGCCGGCATCAACTTCAAGCCGAACATGGCCTGGTCACAGGACATCAACGGCACCGGGCCGAGCTTCGAGGAAGGCGCCAAGGCGATCAGCCTGGGCCTGGATGCCGACTACCAGAACACCTACACGGCGAGCCTGAGTTACACCAACTATTTCGGCGGCGATTACAACACCCTGACTGACCGCGACTACATGTCCGTCAGCGTCGGCGTGAACTTCTGA